The proteins below are encoded in one region of Thermococcus peptonophilus:
- the nurA gene encoding DNA double-strand break repair nuclease NurA, which yields MYRLIDRKSVDRIKALLERGYREAESKLAEIEWRSLPKERKQTRVYAVDGSQGKQRLSGTIFYAVSSYAFGNGPAYRLVYTNAMLYNQGISDQIIRLQMETLENKLGYLSAKLGDVDYVMMDGTLTGSLTRPPVYPESVRGINALEALLKDKFSDLITEFLDELDRNYENLMNALEESQKAYSGVILADELLNKFVKKYASSRLLGYARKIRISSCETLPEKIPIPLEYLEENSDKTVQEILNEIKKKYCKKIIIEDIRDAIHVVLSYLEYLYSLDKLLSDDMALIYLAKSFYNKSLAKQVKLDIVDVAYLDAFLKKRYGGELPGYYRFPKRTKVEHSIPDVLSGVFKNVEEMITKGVPSAYIRTMKGGVIYLLQSNRDIDDELLSGILWHESSGYFRPLQRAHEGVKIEKKAFEAELKALLNIIKAESPELRVFLKYGRSPLE from the coding sequence ATGTACAGGCTCATCGACAGGAAGAGCGTGGACAGGATAAAGGCGCTCCTGGAGAGGGGCTACCGCGAGGCGGAGAGCAAGCTGGCCGAGATAGAGTGGAGGTCTCTGCCGAAGGAAAGGAAGCAGACGAGGGTCTACGCCGTTGACGGAAGCCAGGGGAAGCAGAGGCTGAGCGGTACGATCTTCTACGCCGTCTCAAGCTACGCCTTCGGCAACGGGCCAGCTTATCGGCTTGTCTACACTAACGCTATGCTCTACAACCAGGGTATCTCCGATCAAATAATCCGCCTCCAGATGGAAACCCTTGAGAATAAGCTGGGCTACCTGTCGGCGAAGCTCGGGGACGTTGACTACGTCATGATGGATGGAACCCTGACGGGCTCCCTGACGAGGCCGCCCGTCTATCCTGAGAGCGTGAGAGGAATAAATGCCCTTGAAGCCCTATTAAAAGATAAATTCAGCGATTTGATTACTGAGTTTCTTGATGAGCTTGATCGCAATTACGAAAACTTGATGAATGCCCTTGAAGAGTCTCAAAAAGCGTATTCAGGAGTTATCCTTGCCGATGAGCTACTCAACAAGTTCGTTAAGAAATACGCATCCTCAAGGCTTCTGGGATACGCTAGAAAGATAAGGATCTCGTCCTGCGAAACACTTCCCGAGAAAATCCCAATACCACTTGAATACTTGGAGGAAAACTCAGATAAAACCGTCCAGGAGATACTCAACGAAATCAAGAAAAAGTACTGCAAGAAAATAATCATCGAAGACATTCGAGATGCAATCCACGTTGTCTTGAGCTACCTCGAATACCTGTACTCTCTAGATAAACTTCTCTCGGATGATATGGCCCTTATCTACCTCGCGAAAAGTTTTTACAATAAATCACTGGCCAAGCAGGTCAAGCTGGATATCGTAGACGTTGCATACTTAGATGCATTCCTTAAAAAAAGATATGGAGGCGAACTCCCAGGTTATTACAGGTTCCCAAAACGAACAAAGGTTGAGCATTCGATTCCAGATGTCCTCTCAGGAGTTTTTAAGAATGTCGAGGAGATGATAACAAAAGGAGTACCAAGCGCATACATAAGGACTATGAAGGGCGGGGTAATCTACCTGCTCCAGAGCAACCGCGACATAGACGATGAGCTTTTGAGCGGCATCCTGTGGCACGAGAGCAGCGGCTACTTCAGGCCGCTTCAAAGGGCTCATGAGGGCGTCAAGATCGAAAAGAAGGCCTTTGAGGCCGAGCTTAAAGCTCTGCTCAACATAATAAAGGCCGAGAGCCCAGAACTAAGGGTGTTCCTGAAGTACGGAAGGAGCCCACTGGAGTAG
- a CDS encoding FecCD family ABC transporter permease — protein sequence MRKIIPALIVLSLISIFLGVYIGPVDLTPSDVTKGITYGVKLTLSRFFSLSLDEPPKYFSIIWKIRLPEVLLAYLVGISLASAGVASQALFRNPLADPYIIGISSGAAFGAALSLLVGITYMPYLSLAFSFLSVFIVYSLARTNGKVPVNTLLLAGIAYGFLANAATWYIYVTHPHNAYITWTWLLGSFNGAEWREVLVMFLVSLLGTGFLIRKWRELNLILLGEESIALGLDLHLYRKVFLGVIATLTAFAVYTSGVIGFVGLVSPHIMRIILGPNHRELTPSTALFGGILLVVADLLARTVAKPQVIPVGIITAFMGAPFFLYLLMKYKRGELMR from the coding sequence ATGCGGAAGATTATCCCGGCGCTCATCGTGCTCTCGCTCATTTCAATCTTCCTTGGCGTCTATATCGGGCCGGTTGACCTGACCCCCTCTGACGTGACTAAAGGGATAACCTACGGGGTTAAGCTGACCCTCTCCCGCTTCTTCTCGCTGAGTCTCGATGAGCCACCGAAGTACTTTTCCATAATATGGAAAATCCGCCTTCCTGAGGTTCTCCTTGCCTATCTTGTGGGCATATCTCTCGCATCGGCTGGAGTTGCATCACAGGCCCTCTTCAGAAACCCGCTCGCGGACCCTTACATAATTGGAATAAGCTCCGGAGCGGCGTTCGGCGCGGCGCTCTCACTGCTGGTAGGGATAACCTACATGCCCTACCTATCGCTGGCCTTCTCGTTCCTCTCGGTCTTCATCGTGTACTCCCTGGCCAGGACAAACGGGAAGGTGCCCGTTAATACCCTTCTCTTAGCAGGAATAGCCTACGGCTTTCTCGCAAACGCCGCAACTTGGTACATCTACGTGACCCACCCACACAATGCTTACATCACCTGGACGTGGCTTCTGGGAAGCTTCAACGGAGCGGAGTGGAGGGAAGTCTTGGTGATGTTCTTGGTTTCCCTGCTCGGGACGGGCTTTCTCATCAGGAAGTGGCGCGAGCTGAACCTTATTCTGCTCGGCGAGGAAAGCATAGCCCTCGGCTTAGATCTCCACCTGTACAGGAAAGTTTTCCTCGGTGTTATAGCCACGCTGACTGCCTTCGCGGTCTACACCTCGGGTGTCATCGGCTTCGTTGGTCTTGTTAGTCCGCACATAATGCGCATCATTCTGGGGCCGAACCACAGGGAGCTTACCCCCTCAACTGCCCTCTTCGGCGGGATCCTTCTCGTCGTCGCAGACCTCCTGGCAAGAACCGTTGCAAAGCCCCAGGTAATCCCAGTTGGCATAATCACGGCCTTCATGGGCGCGCCTTTCTTTCTGTACTTACTCATGAAGTACAAACGGGGTGAGCTGATGAGATGA
- a CDS encoding ABC transporter ATP-binding protein — protein MRLFARVSYSYGQREVLKDLEIEARRGELLAIIGPNGAGKSTLLKSLVGILKPIGKVELDGKDLLSLKPAERARLITYVPQSSFPEFAFTVEEFVEMGSYMTGGSVEEALKKVGLWERRRDRITTLSGGEFQLALIARALAQGSRAVLLDEPTSHLDVNHALTVMELLRGLKAEKIIITVLHDVNLALEYADRLVVMKDGEKFWEGKPGEITPDVLERVYGIRAKIVEVDSHRVFIPELAKV, from the coding sequence ATGAGGCTCTTTGCGAGGGTTTCATACTCCTACGGGCAAAGGGAAGTGCTGAAGGATTTGGAGATAGAGGCCAGAAGGGGTGAGCTGCTAGCCATAATAGGACCAAACGGGGCCGGTAAATCAACCCTTCTCAAGTCTCTCGTGGGCATTTTGAAGCCAATTGGAAAGGTCGAGCTAGATGGAAAGGACCTTCTCTCCCTCAAGCCGGCCGAGAGAGCCAGGCTGATAACGTACGTTCCCCAGAGCTCCTTCCCGGAGTTTGCCTTCACCGTTGAGGAGTTCGTGGAGATGGGGAGCTACATGACGGGAGGAAGCGTTGAGGAAGCCCTGAAGAAAGTCGGCCTCTGGGAGAGAAGGAGGGATAGGATAACCACACTCAGCGGGGGAGAGTTCCAGCTCGCGCTGATAGCGAGGGCTCTAGCACAGGGGAGCAGAGCTGTTCTCCTAGACGAACCCACGAGTCACCTCGATGTTAACCACGCACTGACGGTTATGGAGCTTCTCCGCGGGCTGAAGGCTGAGAAGATAATCATCACGGTTCTCCACGACGTAAACCTGGCCCTTGAGTATGCCGACAGGCTCGTCGTGATGAAAGATGGAGAGAAGTTCTGGGAGGGGAAGCCCGGGGAGATAACGCCCGATGTCCTTGAAAGGGTTTACGGAATTAGAGCAAAAATAGTAGAAGTTGATTCCCACAGGGTCTTTATCCCAGAGCTGGCAAAGGTTTAA
- the psmB gene encoding archaeal proteasome endopeptidase complex subunit beta, which yields MEKKTGTTTVGIRTKEGVVLAADTQASLDHMVETLNIRKILPITDRIAITTAGSVGDVQALARMLEAEARYYQFTWGRPMTAKAMAHLLSNILNENKWFPYMVQIIIGGYVEEPTLANLDPLGGLIFDDYTATGSGSPFAIAVLEDGFKKDMSLEEAKELAVRAVRTAGKRDVYTGDRKVQVVVITRDGMKEEFVEFKE from the coding sequence GTGGAGAAGAAAACGGGTACGACAACCGTGGGAATCAGGACGAAGGAAGGCGTCGTCCTTGCCGCTGACACTCAGGCTTCACTCGACCACATGGTTGAGACCCTCAACATAAGGAAGATACTCCCGATAACCGACAGGATAGCGATAACAACAGCTGGAAGCGTGGGCGACGTCCAGGCCCTCGCGAGGATGCTGGAGGCGGAAGCGAGGTATTACCAGTTCACGTGGGGCAGGCCGATGACAGCGAAGGCGATGGCCCACCTGCTCAGCAACATCCTCAACGAGAACAAGTGGTTCCCGTACATGGTTCAGATTATCATCGGCGGCTATGTAGAAGAGCCTACACTGGCCAACCTCGATCCGCTCGGAGGGCTTATCTTCGACGACTACACTGCAACCGGCTCGGGCAGTCCCTTCGCAATAGCCGTTCTCGAAGATGGATTCAAGAAGGACATGAGCCTTGAGGAAGCCAAGGAGCTGGCAGTAAGGGCAGTTAGAACCGCTGGGAAGCGCGACGTCTACACGGGAGACAGAAAAGTCCAGGTTGTCGTCATAACCAGGGACGGCATGAAGGAGGAGTTCGTTGAGTTCAAAGAGTAA
- the thrC gene encoding threonine synthase produces the protein MKLKCPICGKTYDEPVQRCECGEPVEFEAFNAEPYLGKTVWERFWDFWPIEPAMELSLGEGDTPLVKSKLGKELGVRLYLKNETTNPTWSFKDRGTFLAVSYAVKAGYKAIGTVSTGNMAASVAAYATRAGLKAKILVSESTSGEKLKAVSVYGADVIRVRGDYGRLYFESLELGEKLGIYFINSDNPFRVEGYKGIAFEITEELTPDYVLIPTSSGGLFRGIAKGFIELKESGLIDKLPTLIAVQAEGCSPVCRAFREEKERIERFENPKTIAKAIANPYPPSGNAVLKLLHEFGWKCTAVSDEEILEAQRELAGEGLFVQPASATGIAALKKLMEMEEIKEGAKVVSILTGSGLKALSHVEGGKVRECSLESLEECLR, from the coding sequence TTGAAGCTTAAATGTCCGATATGTGGAAAAACTTACGATGAGCCCGTCCAGAGGTGCGAGTGCGGTGAACCCGTGGAGTTTGAAGCCTTCAATGCAGAGCCTTACCTTGGAAAGACCGTCTGGGAGAGATTCTGGGACTTCTGGCCGATAGAACCAGCAATGGAGCTCTCACTCGGCGAGGGGGATACTCCTCTCGTGAAGTCCAAACTTGGAAAAGAGCTCGGTGTGAGGCTCTACCTGAAGAACGAGACCACAAATCCGACCTGGAGCTTCAAAGATAGGGGGACGTTTCTAGCGGTGAGCTATGCGGTGAAAGCGGGATACAAGGCTATCGGAACGGTTTCCACGGGCAACATGGCGGCCAGTGTAGCCGCTTACGCCACGAGGGCTGGACTTAAGGCGAAGATCCTCGTTTCAGAGAGCACGAGCGGGGAGAAGCTCAAGGCAGTGAGCGTTTACGGCGCGGACGTGATAAGGGTCAGAGGGGACTATGGGAGGCTCTACTTCGAGAGCCTGGAGCTGGGGGAGAAGCTTGGAATATACTTCATCAACTCCGACAACCCGTTCCGCGTCGAAGGCTACAAGGGGATAGCCTTCGAGATAACTGAGGAGCTAACACCAGACTACGTTTTAATTCCGACTAGCTCCGGTGGTCTATTCAGAGGAATTGCCAAGGGTTTCATCGAACTGAAGGAGAGCGGACTTATTGATAAACTCCCAACGCTGATAGCTGTTCAAGCGGAGGGCTGTTCACCGGTATGCAGGGCCTTCAGGGAAGAGAAAGAGAGAATAGAGCGCTTCGAAAACCCAAAGACGATAGCAAAGGCCATAGCAAATCCGTACCCCCCGAGCGGGAACGCCGTCCTTAAGCTGCTCCACGAGTTCGGCTGGAAGTGCACCGCCGTGAGTGACGAAGAAATCCTCGAAGCCCAGAGAGAGCTTGCAGGTGAGGGCCTCTTCGTCCAGCCCGCGAGCGCGACGGGAATAGCGGCCCTCAAAAAACTCATGGAGATGGAAGAGATCAAAGAAGGAGCGAAGGTTGTGTCCATCCTCACTGGTTCCGGCTTAAAGGCTCTCTCCCACGTTGAGGGTGGAAAAGTAAGGGAGTGCTCACTCGAAAGCCTTGAAGAATGCCTGAGGTGA
- a CDS encoding DODA-type extradiol aromatic ring-opening family dioxygenase — protein sequence MLVGIGLMPHGNPVLDPPDEETKKLAKVLRDIGREFSSVDAYVLISPHNVRMSDHLGVIMAQHLISWLGFEGVELPGEWETDRKLAEKIYNAWKESGIPAVDLHFASRSGQYSRWPLTWGELIPLQFLEKKPLVLLTPARRLSRETLIKAGEVLGEILEGSEKKIAFIVSADHGHAHDENGPYGYRKESEEYDRLIMELINENRLEELPEIPDELIEKALPDSYWQMLIMLGVMHRVPVKLVESAYACPTYFGMAGALWVRK from the coding sequence ATGCTCGTTGGAATAGGCCTTATGCCGCACGGGAACCCGGTTTTAGACCCGCCCGATGAGGAAACGAAAAAGCTGGCCAAGGTTTTAAGGGACATTGGAAGGGAGTTCAGTAGTGTCGATGCATACGTCCTCATAAGCCCGCACAACGTAAGGATGAGCGACCACCTGGGCGTTATCATGGCCCAGCATCTAATTTCCTGGCTCGGCTTTGAGGGCGTTGAACTGCCCGGAGAATGGGAAACAGACCGGAAACTTGCCGAGAAAATCTACAATGCCTGGAAAGAGAGTGGAATCCCTGCCGTTGACCTGCACTTCGCCAGCAGGAGCGGACAGTATTCGAGGTGGCCCCTAACATGGGGCGAGCTCATACCGCTCCAGTTCCTTGAGAAAAAGCCGCTTGTTCTGCTAACTCCCGCTAGAAGGCTGAGCAGGGAGACGCTCATAAAGGCTGGAGAAGTTCTCGGTGAAATTCTTGAGGGGAGCGAGAAAAAAATCGCCTTTATAGTCAGCGCAGACCACGGGCACGCGCACGACGAGAACGGGCCATACGGCTACAGAAAGGAGAGCGAGGAGTACGACAGACTTATCATGGAGCTGATAAACGAGAACCGCCTTGAGGAGCTTCCAGAAATTCCGGACGAGCTGATAGAGAAGGCCTTACCCGACAGCTACTGGCAGATGCTCATAATGCTTGGGGTGATGCACAGAGTTCCAGTCAAGCTCGTCGAGAGCGCCTACGCCTGCCCGACCTACTTCGGCATGGCAGGAGCGCTGTGGGTGAGGAAGTAG
- a CDS encoding cyclic 2,3-diphosphoglycerate synthase, protein MAEKKKKRVLILGAAGRDFHNFNVFFRDNPEYEVVAFTATQIPDIEGRIYPPELAGELYPNGIPIWSEDDMEKIIKEHDIDIVVFAYSDVSHEHVMHLASRAHSAGADFWLLGPKSTMLKSSKPVVAVTAVRTGCGKSQTSRKVAQLLQEMGYKVVAIRHPMPYGDLRKQVVQRFATFEDLDKYECTIEEREEYEPYIERGMVVYAGVDYEKILREAEKEADIILWDGGNNDFPFYEPDLWIVVTDPHRPGHELKYHPGETNFRAADVIIINKIDTANRDDIQKVRESIEKVNPNATVIEAASPIFVDKPELIKGKRVLVVEDGPTLTHGGMKYGAGYVAAKKFGAAEIIDPRPYAVGSIVETYKKYPHLDVILPAMGYGKKQIKELEETINRADADVVIMGTPVDLRRFMNLNKPAVRVKYELEEIGQPKLKDILEEWAKNCEKLKK, encoded by the coding sequence ATGGCAGAGAAGAAAAAGAAGAGGGTTCTGATTTTGGGCGCCGCCGGAAGGGACTTCCACAACTTCAACGTGTTCTTCAGGGACAACCCCGAGTACGAGGTAGTCGCTTTCACCGCCACCCAGATTCCCGACATCGAGGGCAGGATTTACCCGCCAGAGCTCGCCGGTGAGCTCTACCCGAACGGGATTCCCATCTGGAGCGAGGACGACATGGAGAAGATCATCAAGGAGCACGACATCGACATCGTCGTGTTCGCTTACTCCGATGTCTCTCACGAACACGTAATGCACCTCGCGAGCAGGGCTCACTCAGCTGGAGCCGACTTCTGGCTCCTTGGCCCAAAGAGCACTATGCTCAAGTCAAGCAAGCCAGTGGTAGCGGTTACCGCTGTAAGAACCGGCTGTGGAAAGAGCCAGACCTCAAGAAAGGTCGCCCAGCTCCTCCAGGAGATGGGCTACAAGGTCGTCGCCATAAGACACCCAATGCCCTACGGCGACCTCAGGAAGCAGGTCGTTCAGCGCTTTGCCACCTTCGAGGACCTTGACAAGTACGAGTGCACAATCGAGGAGAGGGAGGAGTACGAGCCGTACATCGAGCGCGGCATGGTTGTCTATGCCGGCGTTGACTACGAGAAGATACTGAGAGAGGCCGAGAAAGAGGCCGACATAATTCTCTGGGACGGAGGAAACAACGACTTCCCGTTCTACGAGCCGGACCTCTGGATAGTCGTCACCGACCCGCACAGGCCCGGGCATGAGTTGAAATACCACCCAGGTGAGACCAACTTCAGGGCTGCTGACGTCATAATCATCAACAAGATCGACACTGCCAACCGCGACGACATCCAGAAGGTCAGGGAGAGCATTGAGAAGGTCAACCCGAACGCGACCGTCATAGAGGCCGCTTCACCGATCTTCGTTGACAAGCCCGAGCTCATCAAGGGCAAGCGCGTTCTGGTTGTAGAAGACGGGCCGACACTCACCCACGGTGGCATGAAGTACGGAGCGGGCTACGTTGCTGCCAAGAAGTTTGGAGCTGCTGAGATCATCGATCCGAGGCCCTACGCCGTCGGTTCAATAGTGGAGACTTACAAGAAGTACCCGCACCTGGACGTTATCCTTCCGGCTATGGGCTACGGCAAGAAACAGATCAAGGAGCTTGAGGAGACCATTAACAGGGCCGATGCAGACGTCGTCATCATGGGGACTCCAGTTGACCTCCGCAGGTTCATGAACCTCAACAAGCCGGCTGTGAGGGTCAAGTACGAGCTTGAGGAGATCGGCCAGCCCAAGCTCAAGGACATCCTTGAGGAGTGGGCCAAGAACTGCGAGAAGCTCAAGAAGTGA
- a CDS encoding secondary thiamine-phosphate synthase enzyme YjbQ, translating to MKVFTRELRFSTKGEIDLVDVTHEVERIVEESGIQNGQVLVFVPGATGAIITIEHESGLLEDFKRILKELIPKGAGYLHDRIDDNAHSHLRASLLGASECFPVVDGRLVRGTWQQIFFVELDVRPRHRRVVVQVMGE from the coding sequence ATGAAGGTCTTCACAAGGGAACTGCGCTTCTCAACGAAAGGAGAGATAGACCTGGTGGACGTAACCCATGAAGTCGAGAGAATCGTGGAAGAGAGCGGGATTCAGAACGGGCAGGTTCTCGTATTCGTGCCCGGCGCTACCGGGGCCATAATAACGATCGAGCACGAGAGCGGCCTTCTGGAGGACTTCAAGAGAATTCTAAAGGAGCTTATCCCAAAAGGTGCCGGCTACCTCCACGACAGGATAGACGACAACGCCCACAGCCACCTGAGGGCGAGCCTGCTGGGGGCAAGCGAGTGCTTCCCCGTGGTGGATGGAAGGCTTGTCAGGGGTACTTGGCAGCAGATATTCTTCGTCGAGCTCGACGTTAGGCCGAGGCACAGGCGCGTTGTAGTGCAGGTTATGGGGGAGTAG
- a CDS encoding thiamine-phosphate synthase family protein, translating into MKVPSVYIAEELMPYLRARISKILYSKGFTQAQIAAWLGTTQAMVSKYLSGRIKAPPREVEELLNVLAEEIARLIEDGARKDEIILFTTRRIIGLFREKTLCEHYSRYAGVSTELCSQFFSSTPEKDVLSELGIALRELLALEEFGDLIPEVRSNFAYALPEAKAPSDVASVPGRITLVKGRPFALPPEFGASKFTAGLLLEVMKRRPEIRSVVNIRYGKDIEKALKMMGFKTAKVKTGGMDEADAMRILAAPFEKEVHDAIIDEGGEGVEPLVYIFGRTPFEVLRKVEKLIGVLRGEVS; encoded by the coding sequence ATGAAAGTTCCCAGCGTGTATATAGCGGAAGAGTTGATGCCATACCTTCGCGCGAGAATCTCAAAAATTCTGTATTCTAAAGGCTTTACCCAGGCTCAGATAGCCGCGTGGCTTGGAACGACACAGGCGATGGTGAGCAAGTACCTCTCTGGCAGGATCAAAGCGCCACCGCGCGAGGTTGAAGAACTTCTCAATGTGCTTGCCGAGGAGATTGCCAGACTGATAGAGGACGGTGCGCGGAAAGATGAAATTATCCTGTTCACGACCAGGCGCATTATCGGCCTCTTTAGAGAGAAAACACTCTGCGAGCACTACTCTCGCTATGCTGGAGTCAGCACTGAACTGTGCTCCCAGTTCTTCTCTTCTACGCCAGAAAAGGACGTCCTTTCTGAGCTGGGAATTGCGTTGAGGGAGCTCCTTGCCCTTGAGGAGTTCGGCGATCTTATTCCCGAAGTCAGGAGCAACTTTGCCTATGCCCTTCCTGAAGCGAAGGCTCCCTCGGACGTTGCCTCAGTACCCGGAAGAATAACGCTAGTCAAGGGCAGACCATTCGCCCTTCCCCCGGAGTTTGGAGCTAGCAAGTTCACTGCAGGGCTTCTACTTGAAGTTATGAAGCGCAGACCTGAGATCAGGAGCGTTGTAAACATCCGCTACGGAAAGGATATTGAAAAGGCCCTGAAAATGATGGGATTCAAGACGGCGAAGGTAAAGACCGGGGGCATGGATGAAGCCGATGCCATGAGAATCCTTGCAGCTCCCTTCGAAAAGGAAGTTCACGACGCCATCATAGATGAAGGAGGAGAAGGCGTTGAGCCGCTCGTTTACATATTTGGTAGGACTCCTTTTGAGGTGCTGAGAAAGGTCGAGAAACTAATTGGGGTTCTCAGAGGTGAGGTTTCATGA
- the pyrB gene encoding aspartate carbamoyltransferase, producing the protein MDWKGRDVVSIRDFSKDDIEFVSKVAERLEEELNERGSLDYARGKILATLFFEPSTRTRLSFESAMHRLGGSVIGFSSASSTSVKKGESLADTIKTVEQYSDVIVIRHPMEGAARLAAEVAEVPVINAGDGSNQHPTQTLLDLYTIKKTFGKIDGITIGLLGDLKYGRTVHSLAEALAFYDVKLYLISPELLRMPRHIVDELREKGVKVYETTDLEGAIPELDVLYVTRIQRERFPDEEEYLKVKGSYQVNLEVLKNAKETLKVMHPLPRVDEIHPDVDKTEHALYFRQVFSGVPVRMALLGLTLGVL; encoded by the coding sequence ATGGACTGGAAAGGTCGCGACGTGGTAAGCATAAGGGACTTCTCAAAGGATGACATCGAATTCGTTTCGAAAGTTGCCGAAAGGCTTGAGGAAGAGCTCAACGAGAGGGGCTCTCTGGATTACGCCCGTGGGAAGATCCTCGCGACGCTCTTCTTCGAGCCATCAACAAGGACGAGGTTGAGCTTTGAAAGCGCGATGCACCGCCTTGGAGGCTCTGTCATCGGCTTCTCCTCAGCCTCGAGCACGAGCGTTAAGAAGGGAGAAAGCTTAGCTGACACGATAAAGACCGTCGAGCAGTACAGTGACGTAATCGTTATTCGCCACCCGATGGAGGGAGCGGCAAGGTTGGCGGCTGAGGTTGCCGAGGTTCCAGTTATCAACGCCGGTGACGGAAGCAACCAGCACCCGACGCAGACGCTTCTCGACCTGTACACAATCAAGAAAACATTCGGAAAGATAGACGGTATTACGATAGGCCTTCTCGGGGATCTGAAGTACGGGAGAACCGTTCACAGCCTCGCGGAAGCTCTGGCATTCTACGACGTCAAGCTCTACCTGATTTCGCCAGAACTCCTCAGGATGCCGAGACACATTGTTGATGAGCTCCGCGAGAAGGGTGTTAAGGTCTATGAGACAACCGACCTTGAGGGAGCAATCCCTGAACTCGACGTCCTCTACGTGACGAGGATACAGAGGGAGCGCTTCCCCGACGAGGAGGAGTACCTGAAGGTAAAGGGGAGCTACCAGGTAAACCTCGAAGTTCTGAAGAACGCCAAGGAAACGCTCAAGGTTATGCACCCGCTTCCGAGGGTCGATGAGATTCACCCAGATGTGGACAAGACGGAGCATGCACTCTACTTCAGGCAGGTTTTTTCTGGAGTGCCTGTGAGAATGGCCCTTCTTGGACTGACGTTGGGGGTGTTGTAA
- the pyrI gene encoding aspartate carbamoyltransferase regulatory subunit: MPESLKIEVIPEGTVIDHIPAGKWLKVIEILGLTEPNGGTLLIASNVPSKKLGRKDIVKVEGRYLSEEEVNKIALIAPMATVNIVKDYKIIEKFNVEIPDEITGILKCPNPNCVSNHEYVTSRFHVESREPLKLRCHYCERTIEGEDIIGSL, translated from the coding sequence ATGCCGGAGAGCCTCAAAATTGAGGTAATTCCAGAGGGGACTGTAATAGACCACATCCCCGCGGGCAAGTGGCTCAAGGTCATCGAAATCCTCGGCCTAACAGAACCCAACGGTGGAACACTCCTCATAGCCTCAAACGTTCCAAGCAAAAAGCTCGGAAGGAAGGACATCGTTAAGGTGGAAGGAAGATACCTAAGCGAGGAAGAGGTGAACAAGATAGCCCTCATAGCGCCGATGGCGACGGTGAACATCGTGAAGGACTACAAGATAATCGAGAAGTTCAACGTCGAGATACCCGACGAGATCACAGGAATCCTCAAGTGCCCGAACCCAAACTGCGTCAGCAACCACGAGTACGTTACGTCGAGATTCCACGTCGAGAGTAGAGAACCGCTTAAGCTCCGCTGCCATTACTGCGAGAGAACGATTGAAGGGGAGGACATCATCGGAAGCCTCTGA